One Paenibacillus sp. FSL H7-0737 DNA segment encodes these proteins:
- a CDS encoding aldo/keto reductase family protein: MNYRKLGTSGLHLSEIAYGNWITHGAQVDNDTAHACVRAALDVGITTFDTADVYSDTKAEMVLGQALKGVHRADIELCTKVCHPTGTGRNARGLSRKHIMEACHASLNRLQTDYIDIYYAHRFDATVSLEETFLAFSDLVRQGKVLYVGISEWTADQIAEGAVLARELKVPLVASQPQYSMLWRVMETEVVQACEREGIGQVVWSPLAQGILSGKYMPGQPLPEGSRASTAAGSPFMNKLAGQWLRTEVLEAISNLSTIASEVGLTLPQLAIAWVLQNPQVSSAIIGASKPEQVIENAKAAGVRLDREVMMQIDRVLEGLVERDPRKTG, encoded by the coding sequence ATGAACTATCGCAAATTAGGAACGAGTGGCTTACATCTAAGTGAGATTGCTTATGGTAATTGGATTACACATGGTGCTCAAGTGGACAATGATACTGCCCATGCTTGTGTTCGCGCTGCATTGGATGTAGGGATCACAACATTTGATACTGCAGATGTATATTCCGATACGAAAGCTGAGATGGTGCTGGGCCAAGCATTAAAAGGAGTGCACAGAGCTGATATCGAATTGTGTACCAAGGTGTGCCATCCCACAGGGACGGGACGTAACGCAAGAGGTCTGTCCCGCAAGCATATTATGGAGGCGTGCCATGCCTCACTGAACAGATTACAGACCGATTACATTGATATCTATTATGCGCATCGCTTTGACGCAACAGTATCCCTTGAAGAGACCTTCTTGGCTTTTTCGGATCTGGTGCGTCAAGGTAAGGTTCTCTATGTCGGGATAAGTGAGTGGACGGCGGATCAGATAGCAGAAGGTGCTGTTTTGGCGAGGGAATTGAAGGTGCCATTGGTGGCTAGTCAACCTCAATATTCGATGTTATGGCGCGTAATGGAGACGGAGGTAGTTCAAGCTTGTGAGCGGGAAGGGATTGGACAGGTGGTCTGGTCACCGCTTGCTCAAGGGATTCTTTCAGGCAAATATATGCCAGGGCAACCATTGCCAGAGGGTTCTCGTGCTTCAACAGCTGCGGGCTCACCTTTTATGAATAAATTGGCGGGTCAATGGCTTCGGACTGAGGTGCTTGAGGCGATCTCGAATCTCTCTACCATCGCCAGTGAAGTTGGGTTGACGCTTCCGCAATTGGCTATAGCATGGGTGTTGCAAAATCCACAAGTCTCATCTGCAATTATTGGGGCATCCAAGCCTGAGCAAGTAATAGAAAATGCCAAAGCTGCGGGAGTTCGTCTGGATAGGGAAGTGATGATGCAAATCGATAGAGTGCTAGAAGGACTCGTTGAACGTGATCCTAGAAAAACGGGCTGA
- a CDS encoding DUF1648 domain-containing protein, whose product MTIMPVIVMILVFVPAIVLMVSMPYLTRETISFGVTVSPVQFHSEPLHQMRKSYARISATLHTILFIVCIICLLYGDEHSKQQSWIIVTYSLAMVVISLVINISYHFKMKSLLPMLPIALEPSIMAVDTGFRKRNIGLSNNWFLIHVLITVVSIVTVLRNYDLIPDQIPIHFNSSWNVDRYAAKSFSSVFMPTIMQVFITLLFIFENWSIRRVKQQVQPNDPNRSIRQDATYRRTWSYFMLTASFLMVILFSVVQLNMISLLNMNFAIPIILIIIALIILYALVLTFWAGQGESRLERSADSSNVRPVHDDDKWRLGMIYFNRKDPNLIVKKRLGVGWGLNFGHPVSWLFWLGIIVLLVVVR is encoded by the coding sequence ATGACGATAATGCCTGTTATAGTAATGATCCTTGTATTTGTTCCTGCCATTGTACTCATGGTAAGCATGCCTTATTTAACAAGAGAGACGATTAGTTTTGGGGTCACCGTCAGCCCTGTACAATTCCATAGTGAGCCTCTGCACCAGATGCGGAAGTCATATGCTAGGATCAGTGCTACCTTGCATACCATCTTGTTCATTGTTTGTATCATCTGTCTACTATACGGTGATGAACATTCCAAGCAACAAAGTTGGATCATTGTCACTTATTCACTTGCCATGGTCGTAATCTCCCTAGTCATTAACATTAGCTATCATTTCAAAATGAAAAGTTTACTACCTATGCTGCCTATTGCTCTGGAACCATCGATCATGGCAGTGGACACTGGATTTCGGAAAAGAAACATTGGCTTGTCTAATAATTGGTTCCTCATTCATGTTTTAATTACTGTTGTTAGTATTGTAACTGTGCTACGCAACTACGATCTGATTCCTGATCAAATTCCGATCCATTTCAACAGCAGTTGGAACGTAGACCGCTATGCAGCTAAATCTTTTAGTTCTGTGTTTATGCCTACGATAATGCAAGTGTTCATAACACTTTTGTTCATATTTGAGAATTGGAGTATTCGCAGAGTAAAGCAGCAGGTTCAACCCAATGATCCTAACCGTTCCATCAGACAAGACGCAACTTACCGCCGTACTTGGTCATATTTTATGCTTACAGCAAGCTTCTTAATGGTTATCCTGTTTTCTGTTGTGCAACTAAACATGATATCTCTGCTTAACATGAATTTCGCTATCCCTATTATCCTAATCATAATAGCCCTTATTATCCTATACGCCTTGGTCTTAACGTTCTGGGCTGGTCAGGGCGAAAGCCGCTTGGAGCGATCTGCCGATAGCTCCAATGTCAGACCTGTCCATGATGATGATAAATGGCGATTAGGTATGATTTATTTCAATCGTAAAGATCCAAACCTAATCGTCAAGAAAAGGCTCGGAGTCGGCTGGGGATTAAATTTCGGTCACCCAGTAAGCTGGCTGTTTTGGCTCGGAATTATTGTACTGTTAGTTGTGGTGCGGTAA